A window of Enterobacter ludwigii genomic DNA:
TAGTGCCCTTTTTCTTTCAGGCTCTGCAGCGCAAGCGTGAATTGCGAAAAAAGACGCTGATAAGCTGCCTCATTTTCGCGTTCCGCAGTGGTCAATTGACCAAAAGGTAGTAAATCAAGCTGGGAGGTATAACGCATACCCGCATCCCGCCAGTCTTTATCATCGAGCAGCGCGCGGGCCCACCCCTCCTCACGTGTAAAGTCGACGTTAAACGACATACGCAGCAAATTATCGGCGCAGGCGTCAATAACCAGCACCGACTCACCTAAAAGCTGTAATGACCACGCCAGCGCCGCAGTCACGGATGTGGTACCCACCCCGCCACGGATGCCTTGTAATCCGAGTATGGCCATCAATGGCTCCCTTATTGTTGATGGGCAAATTGGTAATGACTCCAACTTACTGATAGTGTTTTATGTTCAGATAATGCCCGATGACTTTGTCATGCAGCTCCACCGATTTTGAGAACGACAGTGACTTCCTGCCCAGCCTTGCCAGATGCTGCCTCAGATTCAGGTTATGCCGCTCAATGCGCTGCGTATATCGCTTGCTGATAACGTGCAGTTCTCCCTTCAGGCGTGATTCATACAGCGGCCAGCCATCCGTCATCCATACCACGACCTCAAAGGCCGACAGCAGGCCCAGAAGACGCTCCAGCGTGGCCAACGTGCGTTCACCGAATACGTGCGCCACAACCGTCCTCCGTATCCTGTCATACGCGTAAAACAACCAGCGCTGGCGTGATTTAGCGCCGACGTAACCCCACTGTTCGTCCATTTCCGCGCAAACAATGACGTCACTGCCCGGTTGTATGCGTGAGTTTACCGACTGCGGCCTGAGTTTTTTAAGTGTCGTAAAATCGTGTTGAGGCCAACGCCCATAATGCGTGCACTGGCGCGACATCCGACGCCATTCATGGCCATATCAATGATTTTCTGATGCGTACCGGGTTGAGAAGCGGTGTAAGTGAACTGTAGCTGCCATGTTTTACGGCAGTGAGAGCAGAGATAGCGCTGATGTCCGGCAGTACTTTTACCGTTACGCACCACGCCTTCAGTAGCTGAACAGGAGGGACAGCTGATAGAAACAGAAGCCACTGGAGCACCTCAAAAACACCATCATACACTAAATCAGTAAGTTGGCACCATTACCTGAAAAAGGCGTGAGCGCCAGGCAACAGCTGACCCTTAAACATATCGAGGGTAAGTGGCACCTGGCAAAGCAGGAAGAAACCGTGGTGCAACCACGTAGTGATGAAAAACGTATTTTGAGCCATATTGCGGTTTTAGAGGGAGCACCTGCTCTGTCAGAAAACTGGTCACTGTTTGAATCTAACGAAGCGCTTTTTCATGAAGCCCGCACAACGCAGGCAGCAACGATTGTGTTCTCGTTGATGCAGAATAACCAGATTGAGACGCTGGCCAGGCAAATCCACACCTTACGCCGCCAGCGCGGAAGCGCATTAAAAATAATCGTGCGTGAAAACAATACCAGCCTGCGCGCCACAGATGAGCGTCTGCTTTTGGGCTGCGGTGCCAATATGGTCATTCCATGGAATGCGCCGTTGTCCCGCTGCCTGACGCTTATCGAAAGCGTTCAGGGCCAGCAGTTCAGCCGCCATGTCCCGGAAGATGTAGCCACATTGCTCTCAATGACGCAGCCGATGAAACTGCGTGGATACCAAAAATGGGATACTTTCTGCGACGCCGTCAGCAACATGATGAATAACACGCTGCTTCCGGCAGACGGAAAAGGGGTCATGGTTGCCCTGCGCCCTGTACCTGGTATTCGCGTTGAACAGGCTCTCACGTTATGCCGCCCGAACCGCACTGGGGACATCATGACCATTGGCGACAATCGTCTGGTACTGTTTTTATCCTTCTGTCGGGTAAACGATCTTGATACCGCGCTTAACCACATCTTCCCCCTGCCAACCGGGGATATTTTCTCTAACCGTATGATCTGGTTCGAAGATAACTCTATCAGTGCAGAGCTGGTGCAGATGCGAGCCCTCAAGCCTGAACAATGGGTTAAACCGCTCGTTATCAAGAGTGAGGTTAAACCGATTCTCAATGCCAGACATGATGGACACGTCTGGCGTCGGGTTCCGGAACCCCTTCGCTTATTAACTGAGAATGGGGAGAACGCACCATCATGAGTATCAGCGATATCATTCAACTGGTCGTATTCTGCGCGCTGATCTTTTTCCCGCTTGGCTACTACGCGCGCCATTCACTGCGTCGTATCCGCGATACGGCCAGAATACTGTTTGTAAAACCTCGCTATGTAAAACCAGCCGGAACACTGACACGGGCATCACACGTCAAGGCAGACCGAAAACATGACTAATTCTACCTATACCGCTTCGTCACCCTCGCCACTGTGGCAATACTGGCGCGGCCTTTCTGGCTGGAACTTCTACTTTCTGGTGAAGTTTGGTCTGCTGTGGGCAGGCTATCTGAATTTCCATCCTCTTCTCAACCTGGTGTTTATGGCCTTCCTGCTGATGCCTCTGCCAAATATCAGGCTGCATCGCTTACGCCACTGGGTGGCCATTCCTGTCGGCTTTGCACTGTTCTGGCATGATACCTGGCTACCGGGGCCAGACAGCATTATGAGCCAGGGATCGCAGGTGGCCGGGTTTAGCGCCAGCTATGTCCTTGACCTGACCGAGCGCTTTATTAACTGGCAGATGATTGGTGCCGTCTTTGTGCTGCTGGTTGCATGGCTATTTCTGTCACAGTGGATCCGCGTCACGGTGTTTGTCGTCGCCATTATGATCTGGCTTAACGTGCTGACGCTTGCAGGCCCCGGTTTTTCTCTGTGGCCTGCGGGTCAACCGACAACAACCGTCACCACCACCGGCGGCAGTGCGGCGGCAACCGTCGCGACGGCGAGCGAGACGCCTGTGGTGGGAGATATCCCTACTCAGACCGCACCACCGACCTCCACTAACCTGAACGCCTGGCTTTCCAGCTTCTATACCGCGGAAGATAAGCGACAGACTAAGTTCCCGGATGCGCTACCGGCAGATGCTCAGCCCTTTGAACTGCTGGTGATCAACATCTGTTCACTCTCCTGGGCAGATGTGGATGCTGCAGGTTTGATGTCGCATCCGCTGTGGTCACATTTCGACATTCAGTTTAAAGATTTCAACTCTGCAACCTCGTACAGCGGCCCGGCGGCAATTCGTCTGCTGCGCGCAAGCTGCGGCCAGCCATCACATAAAAACCTGTATCAACCGGCCGGAAACCAGTGCTATCTGTTCGATAACCTGGCAAAACTGGGCTTTACACAGCATCTGATGCTGGGTCATAACGGTGTGTTTGGTGATTTCCTGAAAGAGGTACGTCAGGAAGGGGGAATGCAGGCTCCGCTGATGGATCAAACGGGTCTGCCGGTTTCTCTGTTGGGCTTCGACGGTTCACCTGTTTATGACGATACCGCCGTGCTGCAACGCTGGCTGCAGACCATCGAAAAGGATAATAATCCTCGCAGTGCGACATTCTTTAACACCCTGCCGCTTCACGACGGTAACCATTTCCCGGGCGTGAGCAAAACGGCAGACTATAAGGTGCGTGCGCAGAAACTCTTCGACGAGCTGGACGCATTCTTTACGGAGCTGGAAAAATCAGGCCGTAAAGTGATGGTGGTTGTGGTACCTGAACACGGTGGCGCGCTGAAAGGCGACAGGATGCAGGTGTCAGGTCTGCGTGATATCCCAAGCCCGTCCATTACCAACGTGCCTGCAGGTATTAAATTCTTTGGTATGAAGGCTCCGCATCAGAGCGCACCGATTGAAATCACCCAGCCAACCAGCTATCTGGCGATCTCCGAGCTGGTTGCCCGTGCCGTTGACGGGAAGCTGTTTGTTGAAGACAGCGTGAACTGGGATCAGCTCACCAGCAATCTGCCGCAAACGGCAGAAGTCTCTGAGAACGCCAACGCAGTGGTGATTCAGTACCAGAACAAACCTTACGTTCGCCTGAACGGCGGTGATTGGGTACCTTATCCGCAGTAAAATGGCATTGTTTCCCTCTCCCTGTGGGAGAGGGAATGCTCAGATTATTGTTGGGCGATCCACACCAGCATCTTCAGGCTTGCTGAATAGTAATCATCATTTGAGGTGATTTCGGGTTCTGTGGAAGACTGTCCCATCGTTAAATCACGTACTGCCAGCAGGCCCCCTTCCATCATGTAGGGTGCATACTCGTTAGTGGTGACGTTAACCCAGGCGGGAGTTTGTTCCCGGGGAAATTGACCGAACCAGACTCGCCACGGCGTCAGCAATGGGCTTTGCTTATCAGCCCAGGCCACATACAGCGGAATACGAATCGCATCGTAGCTCATCCTCGGAGCCCAACCTTTGGCGGGAGTCAGCTTGCCACCCGACGCCAGAGAGACCCAGTCAGGTGGCAGATTCGCTTTACCCGAGCCCATTTTCCCCAGCAGGCGTTCTCCATCTTTAATTAATTCACGCCAGACCGGTAAATGACTGCGCCCGGCAAAGGCCTGCCACGCCGGAAACACGAAATAGGAAGGGTTCAGTATCACGTTACCGTCAAGTTTAAACCCCTGCACACCGGGCAACATGACCCGATAACCCGCATAGCGGATCACGTTGTGATTAATCAGTGCTTTTGTAATTGCATCCGATGCAGCGCTATAGCGTTTGTCATGCCAGCGCGCGTCGGCTTTTAACAGTGCCCAGGCAATCAGCACATCGCCATCTGAGGCATTGTTCTTGTCGGTGACCGGGTTGGATTCTGCGGGGTTATAACGCCAGTAAAACAGGCCGTTCTCTTTGTTTTTAAGCTGACTGTCTGTCCATTGCCAGAGCTTATCGAACGTGGGTTTATCGTTGTTGGCCACCGCCATCAGCATGGCGAAACCCTGGCCTTCCGTATGCGAAACGTCACCATTGCCGGTATCGACAATGCGACCTTCCGGTTTGAAAAAGCGTGCCTTATAACTTTCCCAGGCCTGACTCGCCTGAGAGAGAGGAGAGAAGAGCAAACTCATCATCACAGCTAGCGTAGCGCAGACGGGTTTTCGCATAATTAACTCATTCCGGTTGTTCAGCACTTCGCAGTGAAATTTCACCGCCCACCCACGGCTTGATCACACCATCCTGCTCCAGGAGCAACGCCCCCTGTGCGTCAATGCCACGGGATGTTCCGTAGATCTCTTTATCACCAATCAGTAATTTCACCGGGCGGTTGATAAAATTATCCAGCTTTTCCCAACGAGACAGGAAGGGTGCCAGTCCCTCCTGTTCAAAGAGGATGAGTGAGCTGCGCAATTCCTTAATCATACGCACGGCGAGGGTGTTACGATCGATGACGATCCCCGCTTCCTGAAGATTAGTCCAGGCCTGATTCACCACATCATTTTGTACATTGCGCATCACCATGTTGAGGCCTGCACCAATAACGATTTGCGCCGCATCGCCTGTTTTTCCTGTCAGTTCGACCAGGATACCTGCAAGCTTACGATCGTTCAGATACAGATCATTAGGCCATTTAACGCGCACTTTATCAGCACCCAGATCGTGCAGAACTTCTGCCATGACAATGCCAATAACCAGACTCAGGCCAATAGCGGCAGCAGGCCCCTGCTCAAGACGCCAGTACATGGACAGATAGAGATTGGCACCAAATGGCGAGAACCATTTGCGGCCACGACGACCACGACCAGCCTGCTGATACTCCGCAACACAGGCATCTCCGGATTTCATCTCAGGCAGACGATCCAGAAGATACTGGTTCGTCGAATCAATCACTGGCAGCACCGCAACATTGCCATATCCAATCTGGTTACGGATCGCTTCTTCATTCAGCAATTGGATTGGCTCCGGCAGGCTATATCCTTTTCCGGGAACCGTGAAGACATCCACACCCCAGTCACGGAGGGTCTGGATGTGTTTGTTAATGGCGGCACGGCTCATGCCGAGTTGCTCACCCAACTGCTCGCCAGAATGAAACTCACCGTCGGCAAGAATGCCAATCAGTGTTAACGGGATGGTATTATCCTTCACGCAATGGTCTCCACGGCATTCACTTCACCTGTGCGGCCAATGAAGCGAACTTCTGGCTCCAGCCAGACGTTAAATTTTTCGCCCACGCACTGACGGACATGGTGTGCCAGCTGCACAACATCGCTGCCGGTCGCATTGCCCTGGTTAATCAGAACCAGGGCCTGCTGACGATGCACTGCAGCCCCGCCCTTCGTGGCACCTTTTAACTGGCACTGATCGATGAGCCAGCCCGCTGCCAGCTTCACGCTGCCATCAGCTTGCGGATAATGTGGTGCAGCAGGCCATCCAGCGAGAAATACTTTTGCATTTTCACCACTAATGACTGGGTTTTTGAAGAAACTCCCGGCATTTCCATTCACTTTTGGATCGGGAAGTTTGGTCATTCGCATATGGCAAACAGACTCAAACACCTCACGTGCAGTTGCAGTGGCTGGGTCAAGACGTGTTAAATCACCATAGGTGAGGATAGGTTTCCAGTTTTTCGCCAGACGCAGACCAACGGCCACAATCACATAGCGATCCTGGTATTCATGTTTGAAAATACTGTCGCGGTAGCCAAAACGGCACTGTTTGGCCGTCAAGCGCTGAGCCGTTCCGGTCGCCAGTTCAATACAATCGACATATTCGCAGACGTGTTTCAGTTCGATGCCGTAGGCACCGATGTTTTGAATGGGTGACGATCCAGCACAACCTGGGATCAGTGCAAGATTTTCGAGGCCTGGCATCCCCTTCTCAAGGGTAAATTGCACCAGATGATGCCAATTTTCTCCGGCCCCTACGTGCAAATGCCAGCTATCAACGCGCTCTTCCACATCAATTCCCATGATGCGGTTGACGATCACCGTTCCGGCAAAATCGTCGAGAAACAGGACATTACTTCCTTCGCCCAGAATCAGTACGGGTTCGTTATTTTCTGTTGCGCTTTGCCATGCATCCAGCAACTGCTGTGCAGTATCGGCACGTACAATTTGTTTAGCATTCCGTTGAATGCCAAAGGTATTCCAGGGTTTAAGGGAGTGGTTCATAGACGCTATCCTGATGCAAAAACGGAGGTAGTTTACCGTATAAGCAAGGAGTTGGGGGATTTGTTTGTGCGCCGTAGAAACGCAAAAAGGCCATCCTTGCGGATGGCCTCTCTACTTATTTGATGCCTGGCAGTTCCCTACTCTCACATGGGGAGACCCCACACTACCATCGGCGCTACGGCGTTTCACTTCTGAGTTCGGCATGGGGTCAGGTGGGACCACCGCGCTAAAGCCGCCAGGCAAATTCTGTTAATCTGTATCAAGGCTGAAAATCTTCTGTCTCTCTTCGCCGAAACAGCTTCGGCGTTGTAAGGTTAAGCCTCACGGTTCATTAGTATCGGTTAGCTCAACGCATCGCTGCGCTTACACACCCGACCTATCAACGTCGTAGTCTTCAACGTTCCTTCAGGACTCTCAAGGAGTCAGGGAGAACTCATCTCGGGGCAAGTTTCGTGCTTAGATGCTTTCAGCACTTATCTCTTCCGCATTTAGCTACCGGGCAGTGCCATTGGCATGACAACCCGAACACCAGTGATGCGTCCACTCCGGTCCTCTCGTACTAGGAGCAGCCCCCCTCAATTCTCCAGCGCCCACGGCAGATAGGGACCGAACTGTCTCACGACGTTCTAAACCCAGCTCGCGTACCACTTTAAATGGCGAACAGCCATACCCTTGGGACCTACTTCAGCCCCAGGATGTGATGAGCCGACATCGAGGTGCCAAACACCGCCGTCGATATGAACTCTTGGGCGGTATCAGCCTGTTATCCCCGGAGTACCTTTTATCCGTTGAGCGATGGCCCTTCCATTCAGAACCACCGGATCACTATGACCTGCTTTCGCACCTGCTCGAGCCGTCACTCTCGCAGTCAAGCTAGCTTATGCCATTGCACTAACCTCCTGATGTCCGACCAGGATTAGCTAACCTTCGTGCTCCTCCGTTACTCTTTGGGAGGAGACCGCCCCAGTCAAACTACCCACCAGACACTGTCCGCAACCCGGATTACGGGTCTACGTTAGAACACCAGCCATTAAAGGGTGGTATTTCAAGGGCGGCTCCACGCAGACTGGCGTCCACGCTTCAAAGCCTCCCACCTATCCTACACATCAAGGACCAGTGTTCAGTGTCAAGCTATAGTAAAGGTTCACGGGGTCTTTCCGTCTTGCCGCGGGTACACTGCATCTTCACAGCGAGTTCAATTTCACTGAGTCTCGGGTGGAGACAGCCTGGCCATCATTACGCCATTCGTGCAGGTCGGAACTTACCCGACAAGGAATTTCGCTACCTTAGGACCGTTATAGTTACGGCCGCCGTTTACCGGGGCTTCGATCAAGAGCTTCGCGTTACCGCTAACCCCATCAATTAACCTTCCGGCACCGGGCAGGCGTCACACCGTATACGTCCACTTTCGTGTTTGCACAGTGCTGTGTTTTTAATAAACAGTTGCAGCCAGCTGGTATCTTCGACTGATTTCAGCTCCACCCGCAGGGGCTTCACCTACATATCAGCGTGCCTTCTCCCGAAGTTACGGCACCATTTTGCCTAGTTCCTTCACCCGAGTTCTCTCAAGCGCCTTGGTATTCTCTACCTGACCACCTGTGTCGGTTTGGGGTACGATTTGATGTTACCTGATGCTTAGAGGCTTTTCCTGGAAGCAGGGCATTTGTTACTTCAGCACCGTAGTGCCTCGTCATCACACCTCAGCGTTAATAAGGTACCGGATTTACCTGGAACCTCCGCCTACATGCTTAAACCGGGACAACCGTCGCCCGGCTAACATAGCCTTCTCCGTCCCCCCTTCGCAGTAACACCAAGTACAGGAATATTAACCTGTTTCCCATCGACTACGCCTTTCGGCCTCGCCTTAGGGGTCGACTCACCCTGCCCCGATTAACGTTGGACAGGAACCCTTGGTCTTCCGGCGTGCGGGCTTTTCACCCGCATTATCGTTACTTATGTCAGCATTCGCACTTCTGATACCTCCAGCATCCCTCACAGGACACCTTCAACGGCTTACAGAACGCTCCCCTACCCAACAACGCATAAGCGTCGCTGCCGCAGCTTCGGTGCATGGTTTAGCCCCGTTACATCTTCCGCGCAGGCCGACTCGACCAGTGAGCTATTACGCTTTCTTTAAATGATGGCTGCTTCTAAGCCAACATCCTGGCTGTCTGTGCCTTCCCACATCGTTTCCCACTTAACCATGACTTTGGGACCTTAGCTGGCGGTCTGGGTTGTTTCCCTCTTCACGACGGACGTTAGCACCCGCCGTGTGTCTCCCGTGATAACATTCTTCGGTATTCGTAGTTTGCATCGGGTTGGTAAGCCGGGATGGCCCCCTAGCCGAAACAGTGCTCTACCCCCGAAGATGAGTTCACGAGGCGCTACCTAAATAGCTTTCGGGGAGAACCAGCTATCTCCCGGTTTGATTGGCCTTTCACCCCCAGCCACAAGTCATCCGCTAATTTTTCAACATTAGTCGGTTCGGTCCTCCAGTTAGTGTTACCCAACCTTCAACCTGCCCATGGCTAGATCACCGGGTTTCGGGTCTATACCCTGCAACTTAACGCCCAGTTAAGACTCGGTTTCCCTTCGGCTCCCCTATACGGTTAACCTTGCTACAGAATATAAGTCGCTGACCCATTATACAAAAGGTACGCAGTCACACCACGAAGGTGCTCCCACTGCTTGTACGTACACGGTTTCAGGTTCTTTTTCACTCCCCTCGCCGGGGTTCTTTTCGCCTTTCCCTCACGGTACTGGTTCACTATCGGTCAGTCAGGAGTATTTAGCCTTGGAGGATGGTCCCCCCATATTCAGACAGGATACCACGTGTCCCGCCCTACTCTTCGAGTTCACAACCTGTGCATTTTCGTGTACGGGGCTGTCACCCTGTATCGCCGGACTTTCCAGACCGTTCCACTAACACACAAGCTGATTCAGACTCTGGGCTGCTCCCCGTTCGCTCGCCGCTACTGGGGGAATCTCGGTTGATTTCTTTTCCTCGGGGTACTTAGATGTTTCAGTTCCCCCGGTTCGCCTCGTTAACCTATGTATTCAGTTAACGATAGTGTGACGAATCACACTGGGTTTCCCCATTCGGACATCGCCGGGTCAAAGGTTCATATCACCTCGCCGGCGCTTTTCGCAGATTAGCACGTCCTTCATCGCCTCTGACTGCCAGGGCATCCACCGTGTACGCTTAGTCGCTTAACCTCACAACCCGAAGATGTTTCTTTCGATTCATCATCGATTTGCGAAAATTTGAGAGACTCGAACACACATTAACTGTGTGTCGTTTCAATTTTCAGCTTGATCCAGATTTTTAAAGAGCAAATATCTCAAACATGACTCGCAAGTCAGTTTTGAGATATGACGGCAGGTGACTTTCACTCACGAACCAGCAAGTGGCGTCCCCTAGGGGATTCGAACCCCTGTTACCGCCGTGAAAGGGCGGTGTCCTGGGCCTCTAGACGAAGGGGACGTATAAGTCTCAATCGCAAGACGCCTTGCTATTTACTTTTCATCAGACAATCTGTGTGAGCACTGCAAAGGCAGGTTCTTTAAGGTAAGGAGGTGATCCAACCGCAGGTTCCCCTACGGTTACCTTGTTACGACTTCACCCCAGTCATGAATCACAAAGTGGTAAGCGCCCTCCCGAAGGTTAAGCTACCTACTTCTTTTGCAACCCACTCCCATGGTGTGACGGGCGGTGTGTACAAGGCCCGGGAACGTATTCACCGTAGCATTCTGATCTACGATTACTAGCGATTCCGACTTCATGGAGTCGAGTTGCAGACTCCAATCCGGACTACGACGCACTTTATGAGGTCCGCTTGCTCTCGCGAGGTCGCTTCTCTTTGTATGCGCCATTGTAGCACGTGTGTAGCCCTACTCGTAAGGGCCATGATGACTTGACGTCATCCCCACCTTCCTCCAGTTTATCACTGGCAGTCTCCTTTGAGTTCCCGGCCGGACCGCTGGCAACAAAGGATAAGGGTTGCGCTCGTTGCGGGACTTAACCCAACATTTCACAACACGAGCTGACGACAGCCATGCAGCACCTGTCTCAGAGTTCCCGAAGGCACCAATCCATCTCTGGAAAGTTCTCTGGATGTCAAGAGTAGGTAAGGTTCTTCGCGTTGCATCGAATTAAACCACATGCTCCACCGCTTGTGCGGGCCCCCGTCAATTCATTTGAGTTTTAACCTTGCGGCCGTACTCCCCAGGCGGTCGACTTAACGCGTTAGCTCCGGAAGCCACGCCTCAAGGGCACAACCTCCAAGTCGACATCGTTTACGGCGTGGACTACCAGGGTATCTAATCCTGTTTGCTCCCCACGCTTTCGCACCTGAGCGTCAGTCTTTGTCCAGGGGGCCGCCTTCGCCACCGGTATTCCTCCAGATCTCTACGCATTTCACCGCTACACCTGGAATTCTACCCCCCTCTACAAGACTCTAGCCTGCCAGTTTCGAATGCAGTTCCCAGGTTGAGCCCGGGGATTTCACATCCGACTTGACAGACCGCCTGCGTGCGCTTTACGCCCAGTAATTCCGATTAACGCTTGCACCCTCCGTATTACCGCGGCTGCTGGCACGGAGTTAGCCGGTGCTTCTTCTGCGGGTAACGTCAATTGCTGAGGTTATTAACCTCAGCACCTTCCTCCCCGCTGAAAGTACTTTACAACCCGAAGGCCTTCTTCA
This region includes:
- a CDS encoding IS1 family transposase (programmed frameshift), producing the protein MASVSISCPSCSATEGVVRNGKSTAGHQRYLCSHCRKTWQLQFTYTASQPGTHQKIIDMAMNGVGCRASARIMGVGLNTILRHFKKLRPQSVNSRIQPGSDVIVCAEMDEQWGYVGAKSRQRWLFYAYDRIRRTVVAHVFGERTLATLERLLGLLSAFEVVVWMTDGWPLYESRLKGELHVISKRYTQRIERHNLNLRQHLARLGRKSLSFSKSVELHDKVIGHYLNIKHYQ
- the bcsF gene encoding cellulose biosynthesis protein BcsF, encoding MMSISDIIQLVVFCALIFFPLGYYARHSLRRIRDTARILFVKPRYVKPAGTLTRASHVKADRKHD
- the bcsG gene encoding cellulose biosynthesis protein BcsG, which translates into the protein MTNSTYTASSPSPLWQYWRGLSGWNFYFLVKFGLLWAGYLNFHPLLNLVFMAFLLMPLPNIRLHRLRHWVAIPVGFALFWHDTWLPGPDSIMSQGSQVAGFSASYVLDLTERFINWQMIGAVFVLLVAWLFLSQWIRVTVFVVAIMIWLNVLTLAGPGFSLWPAGQPTTTVTTTGGSAAATVATASETPVVGDIPTQTAPPTSTNLNAWLSSFYTAEDKRQTKFPDALPADAQPFELLVINICSLSWADVDAAGLMSHPLWSHFDIQFKDFNSATSYSGPAAIRLLRASCGQPSHKNLYQPAGNQCYLFDNLAKLGFTQHLMLGHNGVFGDFLKEVRQEGGMQAPLMDQTGLPVSLLGFDGSPVYDDTAVLQRWLQTIEKDNNPRSATFFNTLPLHDGNHFPGVSKTADYKVRAQKLFDELDAFFTELEKSGRKVMVVVVPEHGGALKGDRMQVSGLRDIPSPSITNVPAGIKFFGMKAPHQSAPIEITQPTSYLAISELVARAVDGKLFVEDSVNWDQLTSNLPQTAEVSENANAVVIQYQNKPYVRLNGGDWVPYPQ
- a CDS encoding endoglucanase, encoding MRKPVCATLAVMMSLLFSPLSQASQAWESYKARFFKPEGRIVDTGNGDVSHTEGQGFAMLMAVANNDKPTFDKLWQWTDSQLKNKENGLFYWRYNPAESNPVTDKNNASDGDVLIAWALLKADARWHDKRYSAASDAITKALINHNVIRYAGYRVMLPGVQGFKLDGNVILNPSYFVFPAWQAFAGRSHLPVWRELIKDGERLLGKMGSGKANLPPDWVSLASGGKLTPAKGWAPRMSYDAIRIPLYVAWADKQSPLLTPWRVWFGQFPREQTPAWVNVTTNEYAPYMMEGGLLAVRDLTMGQSSTEPEITSNDDYYSASLKMLVWIAQQ
- the birA gene encoding bifunctional biotin--[acetyl-CoA-carboxylase] ligase/biotin operon repressor BirA is translated as MKDNTIPLTLIGILADGEFHSGEQLGEQLGMSRAAINKHIQTLRDWGVDVFTVPGKGYSLPEPIQLLNEEAIRNQIGYGNVAVLPVIDSTNQYLLDRLPEMKSGDACVAEYQQAGRGRRGRKWFSPFGANLYLSMYWRLEQGPAAAIGLSLVIGIVMAEVLHDLGADKVRVKWPNDLYLNDRKLAGILVELTGKTGDAAQIVIGAGLNMVMRNVQNDVVNQAWTNLQEAGIVIDRNTLAVRMIKELRSSLILFEQEGLAPFLSRWEKLDNFINRPVKLLIGDKEIYGTSRGIDAQGALLLEQDGVIKPWVGGEISLRSAEQPE
- the murB gene encoding UDP-N-acetylmuramate dehydrogenase: MNHSLKPWNTFGIQRNAKQIVRADTAQQLLDAWQSATENNEPVLILGEGSNVLFLDDFAGTVIVNRIMGIDVEERVDSWHLHVGAGENWHHLVQFTLEKGMPGLENLALIPGCAGSSPIQNIGAYGIELKHVCEYVDCIELATGTAQRLTAKQCRFGYRDSIFKHEYQDRYVIVAVGLRLAKNWKPILTYGDLTRLDPATATAREVFESVCHMRMTKLPDPKVNGNAGSFFKNPVISGENAKVFLAGWPAAPHYPQADGSVKLAAGWLIDQCQLKGATKGGAAVHRQQALVLINQGNATGSDVVQLAHHVRQCVGEKFNVWLEPEVRFIGRTGEVNAVETIA